A single genomic interval of Nostoc commune NIES-4072 harbors:
- the glpK gene encoding glycerol kinase GlpK, with protein MHTLGNITQSLGYILALDLGTTGNRAFVFNADGKIVGQAYKELTQYYPQPGWLEHDPQQIWQDTCWVMQTAIDNAQITPSTIAALGLTVQRETCLIWDKTTGKPLHRAIVWQDRRTAPLCHQLQQQGYANEIYDRTGLIIDAYFSATKFRWLLDKFTDIDLNNVLAGTIDTWVLWNLTGGKVHATDHSNASRTMLMNLKTFEWDENLLELFQLPAHILPQIQPSLGVFGVTDATLLGAEIPITAILGDQQAALFGHGCDRPGLMKCTYGTGSFLVAHTGDQIVRSHHQLISTVAWTQANPKGTLDVGYALEGSMFTSGACIQWLRDRLKLIKTAAESEAMANQVRDNGGVYFVPAFSGLGAPYWDMSARGAFFGITASVQPEHLVRAVLEAIAYQVLEVVQAINASSSTPVGRLTVDGGACENNFLMQFQADVLGIPVERPVMRDTTVQGAAFAAGLAVGFWQSYKALVEQRQIERVFEPGSDAPLSNFATWQKAVKRTLAWEE; from the coding sequence ATGCACACACTTGGCAACATAACTCAATCATTGGGCTACATCTTAGCACTGGACTTAGGTACGACAGGTAACCGCGCCTTTGTGTTTAACGCAGACGGCAAGATTGTTGGACAGGCATACAAAGAACTAACTCAGTATTATCCTCAGCCCGGATGGTTAGAACATGACCCTCAACAAATCTGGCAGGATACGTGTTGGGTAATGCAAACCGCAATTGATAATGCCCAGATTACTCCATCTACGATCGCAGCTTTGGGGCTAACTGTACAGCGTGAAACCTGTTTGATTTGGGACAAAACTACTGGTAAACCACTCCATAGAGCGATCGTCTGGCAAGATCGCCGCACTGCTCCCCTTTGCCACCAATTACAACAGCAAGGCTACGCTAATGAAATTTACGATCGCACCGGATTAATCATCGATGCCTACTTTTCTGCTACTAAGTTTAGGTGGCTATTAGACAAGTTTACAGATATTGACCTGAATAATGTCTTAGCAGGCACTATTGATACCTGGGTGCTGTGGAACCTCACAGGTGGTAAAGTCCATGCTACTGACCACAGCAACGCCAGCCGGACAATGTTGATGAATCTCAAAACCTTTGAGTGGGATGAGAACTTACTTGAACTATTTCAGCTTCCGGCGCATATTTTGCCCCAAATTCAGCCTAGTTTAGGAGTATTTGGAGTCACTGATGCTACCTTGTTGGGTGCTGAAATTCCGATTACTGCGATTTTGGGGGATCAACAAGCTGCTCTATTTGGTCATGGCTGCGATCGCCCCGGTTTGATGAAATGTACTTACGGTACTGGTAGCTTTTTAGTCGCTCATACAGGCGATCAAATTGTGCGCTCACACCATCAACTTATTTCTACAGTGGCATGGACACAAGCAAATCCAAAGGGAACTTTAGATGTAGGCTATGCCTTAGAAGGTAGTATGTTTACTAGTGGAGCTTGTATTCAATGGTTACGCGATCGCCTGAAGCTGATTAAAACTGCTGCTGAAAGTGAAGCGATGGCAAATCAGGTAAGAGATAATGGCGGAGTCTACTTTGTGCCTGCATTTAGTGGACTAGGCGCACCTTACTGGGATATGAGCGCCAGGGGAGCCTTTTTCGGCATTACCGCCAGTGTACAACCAGAGCATCTAGTTCGCGCCGTGTTGGAAGCGATCGCTTATCAAGTTCTGGAAGTAGTACAGGCGATTAATGCCTCTAGTAGTACTCCAGTTGGGCGATTAACGGTAGATGGTGGTGCTTGCGAGAATAATTTTCTGATGCAGTTCCAAGCGGATGTATTAGGTATTCCAGTTGAACGTCCGGTAATGCGTGATACGACCGTTCAAGGTGCAGCATTTGCAGCAGGTTTAGCTGTAGGATTTTGGCAGAGCTATAAAGCACTGGTGGAACAACGGCAAATTGAACGTGTGTTTGAGCCGGGGAGCGATGCTCCATTGTCCAATTTTGCTACATGGCAAAAGGCAGTGAAACGCACTCTCGCTTGGGAGGAGTAG
- the egtD gene encoding L-histidine N(alpha)-methyltransferase — protein MSISKALNRNVTSQNTVEKRLQMQCLIGATQIVAPSTGSDVVKGLTQTSKSLPPSYFYDDRGSELFELICDLPEYYLTRTETTILQQYAGEIAKITGACELVELGSGNSIKTRILLDAYQQLDYPLHYLPIDVCAGILESSAKQLLRDYPLLQVYALAATYELALAKLLPTQLPSRMICFIGSSLGNLTPNECDVFFSQITEALQVGEYFLLGIDLRKPKQILEPAYNDSQGVTAAFNLNILEHLNQQFEGNFDTTQFEHWAFYNENEHQIEMHLRSLRSQIVELRALNLKVNFALGETILTEISRKFDLNIIKQQLSAQGLLPLQVWTDSNQWFGLLLCQLQG, from the coding sequence ATGTCGATATCTAAAGCTCTCAACAGGAACGTTACTTCTCAAAACACCGTTGAAAAACGCTTGCAGATGCAGTGTTTGATAGGAGCAACTCAAATAGTTGCACCTAGTACTGGGAGTGATGTAGTGAAGGGATTAACTCAAACATCTAAATCTCTACCCCCCTCTTACTTTTATGATGACCGTGGTTCTGAGCTATTTGAGCTAATCTGTGATTTACCAGAATATTATCTCACACGCACAGAAACAACGATTTTACAACAGTATGCTGGTGAAATTGCCAAGATAACTGGCGCTTGTGAATTAGTAGAACTTGGCAGTGGCAATTCTATCAAAACCCGCATTTTACTAGATGCCTACCAGCAGCTAGACTATCCCTTGCACTACTTACCAATTGATGTGTGTGCAGGTATATTGGAAAGTAGCGCCAAGCAGTTATTAAGAGATTATCCCTTACTGCAAGTTTATGCTTTAGCGGCAACTTATGAATTAGCCCTTGCAAAACTCCTACCGACGCAATTACCCAGCAGGATGATTTGTTTTATTGGTAGTAGTTTAGGTAATCTTACGCCTAATGAATGTGATGTATTCTTCTCTCAAATTACAGAAGCCCTACAAGTAGGTGAGTATTTCTTGTTGGGGATAGATTTACGAAAGCCGAAACAGATTTTGGAACCAGCTTATAACGACAGTCAGGGAGTAACGGCAGCATTTAACCTCAATATACTGGAGCATTTAAATCAACAGTTTGAGGGGAATTTTGATACCACCCAGTTTGAACACTGGGCATTTTACAATGAAAATGAACATCAAATAGAAATGCATTTACGCAGCTTGCGATCGCAAATTGTAGAATTACGCGCTCTTAACCTCAAGGTTAATTTTGCATTAGGTGAGACTATCCTCACCGAAATTTCCCGTAAATTTGACCTCAATATTATCAAGCAGCAACTCAGCGCACAAGGTTTATTACCTCTCCAAGTGTGGACAGATTCAAATCAATGGTTTGGTTTATTGCTCTGTCAACTGCAAGGATAA
- a CDS encoding class I SAM-dependent methyltransferase, with protein sequence MNFKKILFLLVTGVSITSLGIAGCAPQQQDLEAGTQPSTLTGQTETEIPAATTPTTQPQERPGDVPYVPTPQPVVDAMLKVAKVGKNDLLYDLGSGDGRIVNTAAQKFGTQGFGIDIDPQRIKEANENAKKAGVSDRVKFVQQDLFKTDFSKATVVTLYLLPEINLKLRPKLLSELKPGTRIVSHAFDMGDWKPDQTLTVEGKTIYYWVVPDKVPANLR encoded by the coding sequence ATGAACTTCAAAAAAATTCTGTTTTTACTGGTTACAGGCGTTAGTATTACCAGCTTGGGAATTGCTGGATGTGCGCCGCAACAGCAAGATTTGGAAGCCGGGACACAACCTTCTACTTTAACAGGTCAGACCGAAACCGAAATACCAGCTGCGACAACTCCCACAACTCAACCACAAGAACGCCCTGGCGATGTTCCTTATGTGCCTACGCCACAGCCAGTGGTAGATGCAATGTTGAAAGTGGCAAAAGTGGGTAAAAATGATCTGCTTTACGACCTTGGTAGCGGTGATGGCAGAATTGTTAATACTGCGGCACAAAAGTTTGGTACGCAGGGTTTTGGCATAGATATTGACCCCCAACGCATTAAAGAAGCTAATGAAAATGCCAAGAAGGCAGGAGTAAGCGATCGCGTGAAGTTTGTCCAACAAGACTTGTTCAAGACTGACTTTAGTAAAGCAACAGTAGTTACACTTTACTTGCTGCCTGAAATTAACCTCAAACTTCGTCCCAAGCTATTGAGTGAACTCAAACCTGGTACTCGCATTGTCTCCCATGCCTTCGATATGGGCGACTGGAAACCAGACCAGACGCTGACTGTAGAGGGTAAAACTATTTACTATTGGGTAGTTCCTGACAAAGTGCCAGCAAATTTGCGCTAG
- a CDS encoding CPBP family intramembrane glutamic endopeptidase: MFKLHLNRNALLALLLLVPVPSIGVATQLYMLPGLKGHLVALLSKIWMLVLPIIWLLFIDKENLKAQYPKRRDLLAGVGLGLLMLCIMLIVYWLLGAKWIDVEYVRDRATQVGLDSFVVYLVGSAYWIFVNSLLEEFVWRWFVYRKCEMLVSSPLAVVLSALFFTIHHIVGLAAYFDWRATTLCSLGVFLAGAIWSWCYLTYCSIWPGYISHIFADIAIFLIGWQLIFA; encoded by the coding sequence ATGTTCAAACTTCACCTAAATCGAAATGCACTACTAGCTTTGTTATTGCTTGTGCCAGTTCCGAGCATTGGTGTTGCAACTCAACTGTATATGCTCCCCGGCTTGAAAGGACATTTAGTAGCTTTATTATCTAAAATCTGGATGTTGGTACTACCCATTATTTGGTTGTTATTTATCGATAAAGAGAATTTAAAAGCCCAATATCCTAAAAGACGCGATTTGTTGGCTGGAGTTGGATTAGGGCTACTGATGCTATGCATCATGTTGATTGTTTATTGGCTACTGGGCGCAAAGTGGATAGATGTTGAATATGTTCGTGATAGAGCAACGCAAGTTGGATTGGACAGTTTTGTGGTTTACTTAGTAGGTTCAGCCTACTGGATATTTGTCAATTCTTTACTTGAGGAATTTGTCTGGCGTTGGTTTGTCTATCGCAAATGTGAAATGTTGGTATCGAGTCCTTTAGCTGTAGTACTATCTGCACTGTTTTTTACGATTCATCACATTGTTGGTTTGGCAGCTTACTTTGACTGGCGTGCAACAACATTATGCTCATTGGGTGTGTTCCTAGCAGGGGCGATTTGGTCATGGTGCTACTTAACTTATTGCTCAATCTGGCCTGGATACATCAGCCATATTTTTGCAGATATAGCAATTTTCTTAATTGGCTGGCAACTTATTTTTGCTTAA
- a CDS encoding SDR family oxidoreductase — translation MIGLKGKNALITGATSGIGQAIAIRLAQEGCNIAINYRKDPEAAADTEEMALQKACGNIETCGVKSLPVQGDVSQESDIVEMVNTVVKEFGSLDILVNNAGIQTESPSHEVTTADFDRVIAVNLRGAYLCARETIKHLLSVNRPGVIINISSVHEIIPRPMYISYSISKGGMENLTKTLALEYAKQGIRVNAIAPGATVTPINQAWIDDPEKKAIVESHIPMGRAGSSEEMAAAVAFLASDEAAYITGQTLFIDGGLTLYADFRESWSA, via the coding sequence ATGATAGGGTTAAAAGGAAAGAATGCTTTAATTACAGGTGCAACTTCAGGTATTGGTCAGGCGATCGCTATCAGACTTGCTCAAGAAGGGTGCAACATCGCCATCAATTACCGCAAAGACCCCGAAGCTGCGGCAGACACGGAAGAGATGGCATTGCAAAAAGCCTGCGGAAATATCGAAACTTGTGGTGTGAAGTCGCTACCGGTTCAGGGAGATGTCTCCCAAGAATCAGACATTGTTGAGATGGTTAACACCGTAGTCAAGGAATTTGGCAGTTTAGATATTCTAGTTAACAATGCTGGCATTCAAACAGAAAGTCCATCCCACGAAGTTACCACAGCAGACTTTGACCGGGTAATTGCAGTCAATCTCCGGGGTGCTTATCTTTGCGCCCGTGAAACTATTAAACACCTCTTGTCTGTTAATCGTCCGGGGGTGATTATTAATATTTCCAGCGTTCACGAAATTATTCCGCGACCCATGTATATCAGTTATTCCATTAGCAAAGGCGGTATGGAAAACCTAACCAAAACTTTAGCATTGGAATATGCCAAGCAAGGTATTCGTGTCAACGCCATTGCCCCCGGAGCAACAGTCACGCCAATAAATCAAGCCTGGATAGATGATCCTGAAAAAAAGGCGATCGTGGAAAGTCACATCCCAATGGGGCGTGCTGGCTCCTCAGAGGAGATGGCAGCCGCAGTAGCTTTTTTAGCTTCGGATGAAGCCGCCTACATCACCGGACAAACCCTATTCATAGATGGTGGATTGACTCTGTATGCTGACTTCCGAGAAAGCTGGTCAGCTTGA
- a CDS encoding helix-turn-helix domain-containing protein translates to MNIEKFIQRSETLHNRLADLYQTASVLPWISPELLPQAFKELYNTSKIVQLAAEELHQQNEELIQTRNWLESERQHYQELFDFAPDAYLVTNTEGIIQEANFTAVKLLNVSKQFLVGKPMINFVPLEERQHLRTELIELSQSDRVKELLIRLQQHHGELFDAALTVAVAQNPQGKATSLRWILRNISERKGVESAVVKNDSNLLYDRPVQKFSKGETIPLNPLVVLYVCQGLVKLSTYCETGEEILIGLATAEMVFGSSLTSLNIYQATALSDVELVSIYAAEIAASPNLSHILLPKINQRLRQTESFLVISGRRRVQERLHHLLQLLKREVGETVPEGTRLSVRFTHEDIASACCTTRVTITRLIGKLQEEGVISFDLKKHMILKDFD, encoded by the coding sequence GTGAACATAGAAAAATTTATCCAACGCTCAGAAACATTGCACAATCGTTTAGCAGATTTATACCAAACTGCTAGTGTATTACCTTGGATTTCACCTGAACTGCTGCCGCAAGCTTTTAAAGAACTCTATAACACTTCAAAGATAGTGCAGTTAGCAGCAGAGGAACTCCATCAACAAAATGAGGAACTAATACAAACACGGAATTGGTTAGAATCAGAACGCCAACACTATCAAGAATTATTCGACTTTGCGCCTGACGCCTATTTAGTGACTAATACAGAAGGAATTATCCAAGAAGCTAACTTCACCGCAGTTAAATTGCTCAATGTTTCAAAGCAATTTTTGGTGGGTAAACCAATGATTAACTTCGTCCCTCTAGAAGAACGTCAGCACCTTCGTACCGAACTTATAGAACTATCTCAATCAGACAGAGTTAAAGAGCTATTGATACGCTTGCAACAACATCATGGTGAGTTATTTGATGCAGCTTTGACAGTGGCAGTTGCCCAGAATCCGCAGGGTAAGGCAACCTCTTTACGCTGGATCTTACGTAATATTTCTGAACGGAAAGGGGTAGAATCAGCAGTAGTTAAAAATGATAGCAACCTCTTGTATGATCGTCCTGTACAGAAATTCTCTAAAGGAGAAACTATTCCCCTCAACCCATTAGTAGTTTTGTATGTTTGTCAGGGTTTGGTCAAACTTAGTACTTACTGTGAAACTGGTGAAGAAATTTTAATAGGATTGGCAACAGCAGAAATGGTTTTTGGCTCTAGTTTAACATCTTTAAACATTTACCAAGCAACAGCCCTCTCTGATGTTGAGTTGGTGTCAATTTATGCAGCAGAGATAGCAGCTTCTCCCAACCTGAGCCATATCCTTTTACCAAAAATTAATCAGCGCTTACGCCAAACAGAATCTTTTCTAGTCATTTCTGGAAGACGACGGGTACAAGAGCGCTTGCACCATCTATTACAACTTTTGAAACGGGAAGTTGGTGAAACTGTGCCGGAGGGAACTCGCCTAAGTGTTCGCTTTACTCACGAAGATATTGCTAGCGCTTGCTGCACTACCAGGGTAACAATTACACGATTGATCGGCAAATTACAAGAAGAAGGTGTAATCAGTTTTGACTTAAAAAAACACATGATATTGAAAGATTTTGATTAA
- a CDS encoding UPF0182 family protein — protein MYWKWGFRLLIVFLGLWLLLDLGSRMGAEIFWFQEVGYLQVFLLRVVTRGVLWVVVAGITAAYLLLNLALAQRLKYPQSLKIEEVRREEAQLSSELKNFLSPHYPRGNETRTLTPQPFKPFRLRWLLPLALVLSLLIGLMLAHYGQIAFSYWHPPVNKASQPILALFRPETIWHLLRQIFSQVSYLGLIGGVAIAILIYPQFLLTAIALLFSPIFGLIVFQNWAKVLQYFHPTLFNSTEPLFGRDISFYVFSLPFWELLELWLMGLCLYGFVAVTLTYLLSADSLSQGIFPGFSPQQQRHLYGMGGLLMLVMAFSYWLSRYELVYSTRGVSYGASYTDVTAQLPAYTVLCIVAVAIATYLLWRTFFWKPKSQYRRLVFYGLGVYLVLVVAADVVIPAVVQSLIVQPNELQREQPYIQRTIALTRQAFDLEAIDARTFNPQGTLTEADIQNNDLTIRNIRLWDQRPLLQTNRQLQQIRPYYRFPDADIDRYTLKTDVTSRRPSAPQKPPEPEQQAAEPTERRQVLIAGRELNYSAVPQEAQTWVNRHLIYTHGFGFTVSPVNTVGPGGLPEYFVKDISGNSSALTTSSEAIRDSIPIGQPRIYYGEIANTYVMTGTRVRELDYPSGSDNVYNSYDGLGGVEIGSAWRRVLFAMYLKDWQMLFTRDFLPETRVLFRRNVKQRIQAIAPFLKFDSDPYLVAAAANLDLPSNPSYLYWIVDAYTTSDRYPYSDTGSDGINYIRNSIKVVIDAYNGSVNFYIADPSDPIIATWSKIFPNTFKPLSAMPVSLRSHIRYPVDFFKIQSERLMTYHMTDPQVFYNREDQWQIPNEIYGSEARPVEPYYVITSLPTVPFVGAASRREEFILLLPYTPRQRTNLIAWLAARSDGENYGKLLLYTFPKERLIYGTEQIEARINQDPVISQQISLWNRQGSRAIQGNLLVIPIEQSLLYVEPIYLEATQNSLPTLVRVVVAYENRIVMAQTLEQALQGIFKPEVTPAPPIIRPFEEAAPPG, from the coding sequence ATGTATTGGAAATGGGGCTTTAGACTATTAATTGTATTTTTAGGGCTGTGGCTACTCCTGGATCTGGGTTCTCGCATGGGAGCAGAGATTTTTTGGTTTCAGGAAGTTGGCTATCTCCAAGTATTTTTGTTGAGGGTGGTAACTCGTGGTGTTTTGTGGGTAGTGGTGGCTGGGATAACTGCTGCCTATCTACTGCTAAACCTGGCTCTAGCACAACGGCTAAAATATCCCCAGTCGCTGAAGATTGAAGAAGTCAGGCGTGAGGAAGCACAACTGAGCAGTGAATTAAAAAATTTTCTCAGTCCTCATTATCCGAGAGGCAACGAAACCCGGACACTTACGCCGCAACCCTTTAAACCATTCAGATTGCGCTGGTTATTACCCCTAGCTTTGGTACTAAGCTTGTTGATCGGGTTAATGCTGGCTCACTATGGTCAAATTGCTTTTTCTTACTGGCATCCTCCAGTAAATAAAGCTAGTCAACCCATTCTTGCCTTATTTCGACCAGAGACAATTTGGCACCTCTTGAGGCAGATTTTCTCTCAAGTATCGTATCTCGGTTTAATTGGGGGAGTAGCGATCGCAATTTTAATCTATCCCCAATTTTTACTAACTGCGATCGCACTTCTCTTCAGTCCAATTTTTGGGTTGATCGTATTCCAAAACTGGGCGAAGGTGCTGCAATATTTCCACCCCACCCTTTTCAACAGTACTGAGCCTTTATTTGGTCGAGATATCAGCTTTTACGTCTTTTCTTTACCCTTTTGGGAACTGTTAGAACTCTGGCTGATGGGATTATGTTTGTATGGCTTTGTCGCTGTTACCCTTACTTATCTCTTGTCGGCTGACAGTTTGAGTCAGGGGATTTTCCCCGGTTTTTCACCCCAGCAGCAGCGTCATTTATACGGTATGGGTGGCTTGTTGATGCTGGTAATGGCTTTTAGTTATTGGCTGAGTCGCTATGAACTGGTGTATTCTACCCGTGGAGTAAGTTATGGTGCTAGCTATACCGATGTGACAGCCCAGTTGCCAGCTTACACCGTCTTGTGCATCGTGGCAGTAGCGATCGCAACTTATCTACTTTGGCGAACATTTTTCTGGAAACCCAAATCTCAATATCGTCGTTTAGTATTTTACGGTTTAGGGGTTTATCTAGTACTAGTTGTAGCAGCTGATGTTGTTATACCTGCTGTGGTGCAATCTTTAATTGTTCAACCTAATGAGTTACAACGAGAGCAACCCTACATTCAGCGAACTATAGCTTTAACTCGCCAAGCATTCGATCTAGAGGCGATCGATGCCAGAACCTTCAACCCCCAAGGAACACTAACTGAAGCTGATATTCAAAATAATGACTTGACAATTCGGAATATTCGCCTTTGGGATCAGCGCCCACTGTTACAAACTAACCGTCAGCTGCAACAAATCCGGCCGTATTATCGGTTCCCCGATGCCGATATTGATCGGTATACTCTGAAAACAGATGTAACTTCACGCCGACCATCAGCTCCCCAAAAACCGCCAGAACCGGAGCAGCAAGCAGCTGAACCAACAGAACGGCGGCAGGTACTGATTGCTGGACGAGAACTAAACTACAGTGCAGTACCACAGGAAGCTCAAACATGGGTTAACCGCCATTTAATTTATACCCACGGTTTTGGGTTCACTGTTAGCCCAGTTAATACAGTTGGCCCGGGTGGGCTACCAGAATATTTTGTCAAAGATATTAGCGGTAATAGTAGCGCTCTCACAACTTCCAGTGAAGCCATTCGTGACAGTATTCCCATTGGGCAACCCCGAATTTATTACGGTGAAATAGCCAATACTTACGTGATGACTGGCACAAGAGTTAGAGAGTTAGACTATCCCAGTGGTAGTGACAATGTTTACAACTCTTATGATGGTCTAGGTGGTGTTGAAATCGGTTCAGCATGGCGACGCGTGCTGTTTGCCATGTATTTGAAGGATTGGCAAATGTTATTCACACGGGACTTTTTGCCTGAGACAAGGGTGTTGTTCCGGCGAAATGTGAAGCAACGTATTCAAGCGATCGCACCTTTCCTCAAATTTGACAGCGACCCTTATTTAGTGGCTGCTGCTGCAAATCTTGATTTACCAAGTAATCCCAGTTATCTTTACTGGATTGTTGATGCCTACACAACAAGCGATCGCTATCCTTACTCAGACACTGGTAGCGATGGGATCAACTACATCCGTAACTCAATCAAGGTAGTGATTGATGCATACAACGGCAGTGTTAATTTTTATATTGCTGATCCCAGCGATCCGATAATTGCCACTTGGTCAAAGATATTTCCCAACACCTTCAAACCGCTCAGTGCCATGCCAGTTAGTCTCCGCAGTCATATTCGGTATCCGGTGGACTTTTTCAAAATTCAATCTGAGCGGTTGATGACCTATCACATGACTGATCCCCAGGTATTTTACAATCGGGAAGACCAGTGGCAGATTCCTAACGAAATCTATGGCAGTGAAGCCCGTCCGGTAGAACCGTATTATGTGATTACTAGTCTACCCACCGTACCCTTTGTTGGCGCAGCCTCTCGTAGAGAAGAGTTTATCCTGCTTTTACCCTATACTCCCAGACAACGGACTAATTTAATCGCTTGGTTAGCGGCGCGATCGGATGGCGAAAACTACGGTAAGTTATTGTTATATACTTTTCCTAAAGAAAGACTGATTTACGGAACAGAGCAAATTGAGGCGCGAATTAACCAAGACCCAGTAATTTCTCAGCAAATTTCCCTGTGGAATCGCCAGGGGTCGAGAGCTATTCAGGGCAATCTATTAGTAATTCCCATTGAGCAATCACTGCTGTATGTTGAGCCAATCTATTTAGAAGCCACACAGAATAGCTTACCTACTTTGGTGCGGGTAGTTGTGGCTTACGAAAACCGAATTGTCATGGCACAAACCTTAGAACAAGCATTGCAAGGAATTTTTAAACCAGAGGTTACGCCAGCCCCGCCGATTATCCGTCCCTTTGAAGAAGCAGCCCCACCAGGTTAA
- a CDS encoding glycoside hydrolase 100 family protein: MTSAINKNSLLEAEAWELLEESIIYYQGKPIGTVAARDAESDALNYDQCFLRDFVPSALVFLMHGKAEIVRNFLVETLKLQSHEKQIDCFEPGAGLMPASFKVHSNGNEEFLVADFGELAIARVPPIDSCMWWILLLRAYEKATGDLTLARQPDFQAGIKLILDLCLVHRFSMYPTMLVPDGAFMIDRRMGVYEHPLEIQVLFYASLRAASELVLPDGDGDTYLSKVNRRLGSLKYHIRNYYWLDLKRLGEIYRYKDNEFGKEIVNKFNINSESIPTWLTEWLPETGGYLAGNLGPGRIDFRFFALGNLMAILASLASEKESQSIMNLFAQRWQDLIGYMPVKICFPAMEGLEWRIVTGCDSKNRAWSYHNGGNWPVLLWLFTAAALKAGRTELAQAAIAIAERRLFKDKFPEYYDGNNGRLIGKEARTYQTWSIAGLLAAKKFVENPEYLELISFAEGLEVPGCSL; this comes from the coding sequence ATGACTAGCGCGATCAATAAGAACAGTCTGCTCGAAGCAGAAGCCTGGGAATTGTTGGAAGAGTCGATAATTTATTACCAGGGAAAACCCATTGGTACTGTAGCCGCCAGAGATGCGGAGTCAGATGCACTCAATTATGATCAGTGCTTCCTCCGCGATTTTGTCCCTTCTGCCTTAGTGTTTCTCATGCACGGCAAAGCAGAGATTGTGCGTAACTTCTTAGTAGAAACACTGAAATTACAAAGTCATGAAAAGCAGATAGACTGCTTTGAACCAGGAGCGGGATTAATGCCTGCAAGTTTCAAAGTACATTCTAATGGGAATGAGGAATTTTTAGTCGCTGATTTTGGTGAACTGGCGATCGCTCGTGTTCCCCCAATTGATTCTTGTATGTGGTGGATTCTCTTGCTACGCGCTTATGAAAAAGCTACCGGCGATTTGACTCTAGCGCGTCAGCCAGATTTTCAAGCGGGAATCAAGTTAATTTTGGATCTTTGTTTGGTACATCGCTTTTCTATGTACCCAACAATGTTAGTTCCCGATGGCGCGTTTATGATTGACCGTCGCATGGGAGTCTACGAACATCCTCTAGAAATTCAAGTATTATTCTATGCGTCTCTCAGGGCTGCTAGTGAATTGGTTTTACCAGATGGGGATGGTGATACCTACCTTAGCAAAGTCAATAGGCGATTGGGATCTTTGAAATATCATATCCGCAACTATTACTGGTTAGACCTGAAGCGATTGGGGGAAATTTATCGTTACAAGGATAACGAATTTGGTAAAGAAATTGTTAATAAATTCAACATCAACTCAGAATCAATCCCCACTTGGTTGACCGAGTGGTTGCCCGAAACTGGAGGATATTTAGCGGGAAATTTGGGGCCGGGACGGATAGATTTTCGCTTTTTTGCTCTGGGAAATCTGATGGCAATCTTAGCTTCCTTAGCAAGTGAAAAAGAATCTCAAAGCATTATGAATTTATTTGCCCAACGTTGGCAAGACTTGATCGGCTACATGCCTGTTAAAATCTGCTTTCCAGCAATGGAAGGTTTAGAGTGGAGAATTGTTACAGGATGTGATTCTAAAAACAGGGCTTGGTCTTATCACAACGGCGGTAACTGGCCCGTTTTACTGTGGTTATTTACTGCTGCGGCACTGAAAGCAGGTCGAACAGAACTTGCCCAAGCAGCGATCGCCATTGCCGAAAGGCGTTTATTTAAGGATAAATTCCCAGAATACTACGATGGCAACAATGGTCGTTTGATTGGCAAAGAAGCTAGAACTTATCAAACTTGGAGCATTGCCGGATTGCTAGCAGCCAAAAAGTTCGTAGAAAATCCAGAATACTTGGAATTAATCAGCTTTGCAGAGGGTCTTGAAGTCCCAGGCTGTAGCCTGTAA